One Phoenix dactylifera cultivar Barhee BC4 chromosome 8, palm_55x_up_171113_PBpolish2nd_filt_p, whole genome shotgun sequence genomic window carries:
- the LOC103696953 gene encoding putative pectate lyase 2 isoform X1, whose product MALLYTLASYLFFCSALVPLFSAASHTTTTGHSPPHLSKKNKNQIDACWRSNPGWASNRKRLADCAVGFGKGALGGKNGAIYTVTDPSDDAENPKPGTLRYGAILTKPLWIVFKKDMVIKLENELFMNSFKTIDGRGAKVAIAKGPCIRIHEANHVIIHGLRIHHCTRGKPGMVRRSPTHVEHRGGQDGDAITIFASSHVWIDHCKLSHSTDGLIDVVHGSTAVTISNNFFSDHNKVLLLGHQDGFDADKVMKVTVVFNRFGPHLVQRMPRVRTGYAHIANNRYDGWGIYAVGGSSNPTILSEGNYYRAPDNPKLKEVTRRVKGGSKKWNWRSSKDYFLNGAYFVQSGSGSSAPGYSPSQKFKVAKGSTVPSLTADSGTLSCFVGKPCI is encoded by the exons ATGGCCCTTCTTTACACCTTGGCTTCATATCTATTCTTTTGCTCGGCTCTCGTCCCTCTTTTCTCCGCGGCAAGCCACACCACCACCACCGGCCACTCGCCAccccatctctccaagaagaacaagaaccaGATCGATGCTTGTTGGCGTTCCAATCCGGGATGGGCATCCAACCGTAAACGCTTGGCCGACTGCGCTGTGGGCTTCGGCAAGGGTGCGTTGGGAGGAAAAAATGGAGCAATCTATACGGTCACCGACCCCTCCGACGATGCCGAGAACCCGAAGCCGGGCACCCTCCGCTACGGTGCCATCCTGACGAAGCCTCTGTGGATAGTCTTTAAGAAGGACATGGTCATTAAACTTGAGAACGAGCTCTTCATGAACAGCTTCAAGACTATCGACGGGAGGGGGGCCAAGGTGGCGATCGCGAAGGGGCCATGCATCAGGATACATGAAGCGAACCATGTCATAATCCACGGGCTACGCATCCATCACTGCACTCGTGGGAAGCCGGGCATGGTCCGTAGGTCCCCGACGCATGTGGAGCACCGGGGAGGCCAGGATGGGGATGCCATCACCATATTTGCTTCGTCGCACGTGTGGATCGACCACTGCAAGCTGTCTCATTCCACGGATGGACTCATCGATGTAGTTCATGGTTCTACTGCAGTCACcatctccaacaacttcttctcaGATCATAATAAA GTGTTGTTGCTTGGGCATCAGGACGGGTTTGATGCGGACAAGGTGATGAAGGTGACGGTAGTCTTCAACCGTTTTGGACCGCACTTGGTCCAGAGGATGCCGAG GGTCAGGACAGGATATGCTCATATAGCGAACAACAGATACGACGGATGGGGGATATATGCTGTAGGAGGGAGTTCCAATCCCACCATCCTTAGCGAGGGAAACTACTACCGTGCTCCGGATAATCCCAAGCTCAAGGAA GTCACTCGGCGGGTGAAAGGTGGATCGAAGAAATGGAATTGGAGATCTTCAAAAGATTATTTCTTAAATGGTGCATACTTTGTTCAATCAGGATCAGGGAGTTCTGCTCCAGGTTATTCTCCATCACAAAAGTTTAAGGTTGCCAAGGGATCAACGGTGCCATCATTGACTGCAGATTCTGGCACACTCAGTTGTTTTGTTGGAAAACCATGTATCTAG
- the LOC103696953 gene encoding putative pectate lyase 2 isoform X2 codes for MALLYTLASYLFFCSALVPLFSAASHTTTTGHSPPHLSKKNKNQIDACWRSNPGWASNRKRLADCAVGFGKGALGGKNGAIYTVTDPSDDAENPKPGTLRYGAILTKPLWIVFKKDMVIKLENELFMNSFKTIDGRGAKVAIAKGPCIRIHEANHVIIHGLRIHHCTRGKPGMVRRSPTHVEHRGGQDGDAITIFASSHVWIDHCKLSHSTDGLIDVVHGSTAVTISNNFFSDHNKVLLLGHQDGFDADKVMKVTVVFNRFGPHLVQRMPRVRTGYAHIANNRYDGWGIYAVGGSSNPTILSEGNYYRAPDNPKLKEPILGHSAGERWIEEMELEIFKRLFLKWCILCSIRIREFCSRLFSITKV; via the exons ATGGCCCTTCTTTACACCTTGGCTTCATATCTATTCTTTTGCTCGGCTCTCGTCCCTCTTTTCTCCGCGGCAAGCCACACCACCACCACCGGCCACTCGCCAccccatctctccaagaagaacaagaaccaGATCGATGCTTGTTGGCGTTCCAATCCGGGATGGGCATCCAACCGTAAACGCTTGGCCGACTGCGCTGTGGGCTTCGGCAAGGGTGCGTTGGGAGGAAAAAATGGAGCAATCTATACGGTCACCGACCCCTCCGACGATGCCGAGAACCCGAAGCCGGGCACCCTCCGCTACGGTGCCATCCTGACGAAGCCTCTGTGGATAGTCTTTAAGAAGGACATGGTCATTAAACTTGAGAACGAGCTCTTCATGAACAGCTTCAAGACTATCGACGGGAGGGGGGCCAAGGTGGCGATCGCGAAGGGGCCATGCATCAGGATACATGAAGCGAACCATGTCATAATCCACGGGCTACGCATCCATCACTGCACTCGTGGGAAGCCGGGCATGGTCCGTAGGTCCCCGACGCATGTGGAGCACCGGGGAGGCCAGGATGGGGATGCCATCACCATATTTGCTTCGTCGCACGTGTGGATCGACCACTGCAAGCTGTCTCATTCCACGGATGGACTCATCGATGTAGTTCATGGTTCTACTGCAGTCACcatctccaacaacttcttctcaGATCATAATAAA GTGTTGTTGCTTGGGCATCAGGACGGGTTTGATGCGGACAAGGTGATGAAGGTGACGGTAGTCTTCAACCGTTTTGGACCGCACTTGGTCCAGAGGATGCCGAG GGTCAGGACAGGATATGCTCATATAGCGAACAACAGATACGACGGATGGGGGATATATGCTGTAGGAGGGAGTTCCAATCCCACCATCCTTAGCGAGGGAAACTACTACCGTGCTCCGGATAATCCCAAGCTCAAGGAA CCTATTTTAGGTCACTCGGCGGGTGAAAGGTGGATCGAAGAAATGGAATTGGAGATCTTCAAAAGATTATTTCTTAAATGGTGCATACTTTGTTCAATCAGGATCAGGGAGTTCTGCTCCAGGTTATTCTCCATCACAAAAGTTTAA